A genomic stretch from Pomacea canaliculata isolate SZHN2017 linkage group LG2, ASM307304v1, whole genome shotgun sequence includes:
- the LOC112556947 gene encoding uncharacterized protein LOC112556947, which yields MAVMGDVVILLCILLSVGSQLVGMLVPGWWVYPANDSGSINASTTTYGLWVTVICVEGDCNEIPTDTSGSNAWLQVTQVFESVAVGFCLLAAACLVVTNLRSELELFLLLRRLSVFLLAASATSVLIGMAVFLKKSSGLARYPLRSTFVGRLEWPIVSACLTVFVAVIIGDKLRRQHQEDLTVCPVP from the exons ATGGCAGTGATGGGGGATGTGGTCATCCTCCTGTGCATTCTGCTATCAGTTGGCTCCCAGCTGGTGGGGATGCTGGTGCCGGGCTGGTGGGTCTACCCGGCCAACGACAGTGGCTCCATCAACGCCAGCACCACGACCTACGGCTTGTGGGTGACGGTCATTTGCGTGGAGGGCGACTGCAACGAGATTCCGACAGACACATCGGGATCAAACG CCTGGTTGCAAGTAACTCAGGTGTTTGAGAGTGTGGCCGTTGGCTTCTGCCTGCTGGCGGCAGCCTGTCTCGTGGTGACCAACCTGAGAAGCGAGTTAGAACTCTTCCTTCTGCTTCGCCgcctttctgtcttcctcctcGCGGCTTCAG CAACTTCAGTCTTGATTGGAATGGCGGTGTTTCTGAAGAAGTCTTCAGGTCTCGCTCGCTACCCGCTGCGCAGCACCTTTGTCGGTCGTCTGGAGTGGCCCATCGTGTCGGCCTGTCTGACGGTCTTCGTGGCCGTCATCATCGGCGACAAGCTTCGCCGGCAACACCAGGAGGACCTCACTGTCTGCCCAGTGCCGTAG
- the LOC112556946 gene encoding uncharacterized protein LOC112556946 has product MNNFQTLCELLLTRVPRLHLWAASCFNESAPAGWQVEYLTRPLRSPPTVVREVEQDDRITRDSYVLPYRERGVPDHTDGPPVTRLYHRGQGHSGLLPVDCVTCGREVASFLHSLRVGVTGRSTTISTTLTSTSGGTTPPCLQWRDVLVLYWHDVTDQSGVVTGLQEAGIPVRVMQDDDIEDVVTARNDVVWVASGYRVRGLERKVIVCLDNRDYGLFTFPRLEHMSRCTSQLVIVSLKLVE; this is encoded by the exons ATGAACAACTTCCAGACTTTGTGTGAgttgctgctgacacgagttcctcgtctccatctgtgggcggcaagttgtttcaaTGAAAgcgcacccgccggctggcaagtggaatatttaaccagacccctccgctctcctccgaccgtcgtcagggaagtcgagcaggacgacAGGATCACTAGAGACAGTTATGTACTGCCGTAcagagagcgaggtgtgcccgaccacacagacggcccgccagtcacacgactgtatcaccgaggtcagggtcactcaggtttATTACcagttgactgtgtgacgtgcggtcgtgaggtggccagcttcctacacagtctccgtgttggtgttacag ggagaagcacaacaatatctacaacattgacctctaccagtggcggcacaacaccaccgtgtctacagtggagagacgtgctggtgttgtactggcaTGACGTTACTGATCAGTcgggtgtggtcacaggactgcaagaagcaggtatcccagtgcgggtgatgcaggatgatgacatcgaggacgtggtcACGGCCCGCaatgacgtggtgtgggtggcgagtGGAtatcgtgttcgtggtctggagagaaaagtcatcGTCTGTCTGGACAACCGCGATTACGGTTTATTTACCTTTCCCCGACTTGAGcacatgtcccgctgtacgtcacaacttgtgattgtctccctgAAGCTAGTGGAATGA